A genomic window from Flavobacterium johnsoniae includes:
- a CDS encoding porin family protein, producing MKKSKLIICALLMCAGAMAQTEKVKLGVKAGLNISSLTFDENELKSSDKTGFTAGLMAEIPLAKSFSVQPELLFSQQGMKLSYSDPEVQNSHYKSTIALNYLNIPIMLKYYVAKGFSLQAGPQVGILLKANNKYQDNFLGYDNHDKIDLKDYSNGVDASVNFGLGYQFQNKFYADVRYNMSYNDVFKDATSNTNYIIKSDMKNRIFQVTVGYFFK from the coding sequence ATGAAAAAATCAAAGCTGATAATTTGTGCACTATTAATGTGTGCAGGCGCAATGGCACAGACCGAAAAGGTTAAACTTGGTGTAAAAGCAGGATTAAATATTTCGAGCCTTACATTTGATGAAAATGAACTGAAATCATCTGATAAAACAGGATTTACAGCAGGTTTAATGGCAGAAATTCCATTAGCCAAAAGTTTTTCTGTGCAGCCAGAATTACTATTTAGCCAGCAAGGAATGAAATTATCTTATTCAGATCCAGAAGTTCAAAATTCGCATTACAAAAGCACTATCGCTTTAAACTATTTGAATATTCCGATAATGCTGAAATATTATGTGGCTAAAGGTTTTAGTTTGCAGGCAGGACCTCAAGTAGGAATTTTGTTAAAAGCAAATAACAAATATCAAGATAACTTTTTAGGATATGATAACCATGATAAAATTGATTTGAAAGATTACTCAAATGGAGTAGATGCGTCTGTGAATTTCGGATTGGGTTATCAGTTTCAGAACAAGTTTTATGCAGACGTAAGATATAATATGTCTTATAATGATGTATTTAAAGATGCAACATCAAATACAAATTACATTATTAAAAGTGATATGAAGAATAGAATTTTTCAAGTAACCGTTGGTTATTTTTTTAAATAG
- a CDS encoding M4 family metallopeptidase, whose amino-acid sequence MFLLLGFLVCSVGMAQSPLPKNKTSNSQTALGSSVGLLKKDQVSQKTTDQINNQDDDSNILLAQKSVKGTPLSQEETDAVNKRAKASQKLFDKNQSGSTAKNVQSTDSTKVRSFAKSPNLTIRNVFEVKKADFELSNADKMQLKSVSDKHGRSLATYQQMHNAVPVEGAIYKVRDNKKKIEAFGYISKKLPANSNYKVNASAALQNALNTVNAKEYVWQSKKLSALVHEKISKKPQGELVYVGPNFSAELTEYHLAWKFDIFATNPQSSQTMYVDANTGKVILKIDLSRDLRSSASPFADGRSAIGKGKARFAGDVTFGTTQYSDGYRFEDLVGKYKVPMYTLNMNHAEHASDEVLTEFIDEDNNWNDLYNKDHDEAAIDIHWGIQKTLNYYEEKFDRNSVDNNGMTIFALAHLGTNVQNASWTGGWAQFGDGVGQPFVSLGITGHEMTHAITQFSAGLIYQGESGAMNESFSDIFGISIELYAGKDTKNDIWMLGDELYSHGSLRSMANPKAAGQPDTYGGEFWTNPGNIQIDNGGVHQNSGITNYWYYLLVEGGEGVNDLGNSYNVKSIGLAKAEKIAYVTLTEYLSPSSNFSDMRQASLLATEDLYGLGSEEYKQVTNAWYAIGVGPSYSDKQIVLVSVENPSIPCGQLKGDEPFYVTIRNTGTAVIKADEVLNYKLRAMANALGRLITFYTSDGKISFGKDLAVGEERVMEIKDKIPYQVGATIINYIEIKLDVKPIEEFGAKDGISFVSNITVAPAEKDFNIKVTGLDLPNYTGDALSASFTPSITFYNLGCQDIPAGTVLKVGYANTKAGSMTIWKDVTLQTAFKGKSEMTVKFDTSIDLSAPGLHTYEGYVTLAQDPVTTNNSILNAAYSGIVTQLPYSEGFERTPGGWNTKSLNDVNQKFLFQNYPLSFRATKSQYDWGTVDLRSTDKVALNADFVLESPIFDFTNSVSPYIEFDLYYLLHKGYDGLIVEYSEDKGKNWKKIETVNYPEILHYDDYESFEGPWFTGVNNSLKKDPYQIRLNEFAGKKVAIRFHIKTDDYNDGFLGAFVDNILVSDAPYDIEVLNAKMDAGKCDINNNNAVVTAQITNNFATASQVVNITTKILDAAKKEVFSKTEKTTLNFTKFKDTLTYSVSGINLQTTGENTVTFSVFPEDMTTDVKQANNSYVFAYDNWKNEDMKISVLPYKMDFEDADKYKGWRTAENKGSAGWKHGTRPDLGSPGWFLADHTKFMASNDDKCNCDEANDMLISPVFDLTNYKEAHLSFDGYGDSQHLSDGYVKVSTDGGQTWKEVFKMPYYGAWWEYEIDLTAYAGKSCVQVAFVHNDNGLFASGFAVDNIELRDKKDFLRLSTFSAPETVYENTPSHEFFVSVKNLSYAPVNKVKVEYQISQNGTVIGDPVVLEKNDEMLVGQTIVYTLNGLPALPAGNYEINVKTTAAGAPSSQSIKGTFQVIEKASELSSESFNGLTQGSIFGTKGFISNQSDENYPWRAVLTPDNTYLTIPLKDHAGVADGKMLYSQLEGNYYYGELISPMYKLSANTTAVEFYYAMQSNVNDALVLDIKSAGGEWTEIWRNQRQGTFADTEWQRAAVNLTKYAGKSVLFRLRHAKSEGYSYMILDDLKVITEQVSDVSLKILSPVDICGNSTVKVRLTNEGQMAIKENSIQLNLEYLNTSEKISETIAAGIPVGQSIEYTLIKQPKLDDSGDSHIFTISAQLEGDIIADNNTIKNYIYQGVSPDFKIFDTPVVHAYAGKTVYLDAKRNFLANELEAASYKWNSGETTNSIDVDKAGDYIVTATMRNGCSLTEKVTVVFDTFKSELESGDLCGPEVVLNPGNYSAYEWFDGSTDPTFKTTESGEYYVTVYNENGLGKIFTTTINVLENTVPEIQVLDGNKITASADAVGYQWYLNGRILPNATEKMVSTIWEGSYSLQVTNAHGCTSMSAPIDSKGLLIGKLTNSFRVFPNPAVNDVNIFLADKVEGEAQMKIYSMEGNAVWSKTYSAVPSSVNVSQLTTGVYILDCTVQGKKYTAKIIKK is encoded by the coding sequence TTGTTTCTTTTGTTAGGTTTCTTAGTCTGTTCCGTCGGAATGGCTCAGTCACCTTTACCAAAAAACAAAACATCGAATTCGCAGACGGCATTAGGATCGTCGGTTGGACTTCTAAAAAAGGATCAAGTTTCTCAGAAAACTACGGATCAGATTAATAATCAGGATGATGATTCGAATATTCTTTTAGCTCAAAAAAGCGTAAAAGGAACTCCGCTTTCGCAGGAAGAAACAGATGCTGTTAATAAACGCGCAAAAGCAAGTCAGAAACTTTTTGATAAAAACCAAAGCGGTTCGACAGCTAAAAATGTGCAAAGTACAGACAGTACAAAAGTGAGATCTTTTGCAAAATCGCCTAATTTGACTATCAGAAATGTATTCGAAGTTAAAAAAGCAGATTTTGAATTGTCGAACGCAGACAAAATGCAGCTAAAATCAGTTTCAGACAAACACGGCAGAAGTTTGGCAACCTATCAGCAAATGCATAATGCTGTTCCTGTAGAAGGAGCAATTTATAAAGTTAGAGATAATAAAAAGAAAATTGAGGCTTTTGGATACATCAGTAAAAAACTGCCTGCAAACAGTAATTATAAAGTAAATGCATCGGCTGCATTACAAAACGCTTTAAATACTGTAAATGCTAAAGAATATGTTTGGCAAAGCAAAAAATTATCGGCTTTAGTTCATGAAAAAATCAGCAAAAAACCACAAGGAGAATTGGTGTATGTTGGACCAAATTTTTCGGCTGAATTGACAGAATATCATTTGGCTTGGAAATTTGACATTTTCGCAACAAATCCTCAGTCAAGCCAAACTATGTATGTTGATGCAAATACAGGAAAGGTAATCTTGAAAATTGATTTAAGTAGAGATTTACGTTCGTCTGCATCACCTTTTGCAGATGGAAGAAGTGCAATAGGAAAAGGAAAAGCAAGATTTGCTGGAGATGTAACTTTTGGAACAACTCAATATTCAGATGGTTATAGATTCGAAGATTTAGTTGGAAAATACAAAGTGCCAATGTATACTTTGAATATGAATCATGCCGAACACGCATCAGATGAGGTGCTTACAGAATTTATCGATGAAGATAATAACTGGAATGATTTATACAACAAAGATCATGACGAAGCTGCAATTGATATTCATTGGGGAATTCAAAAGACTTTGAACTATTACGAAGAAAAATTTGATCGCAATAGTGTTGATAATAATGGAATGACAATTTTTGCATTGGCGCATTTAGGAACCAATGTTCAGAATGCTTCTTGGACAGGAGGATGGGCGCAGTTTGGAGATGGAGTAGGTCAGCCTTTTGTAAGTTTAGGAATTACTGGTCACGAAATGACTCATGCTATAACACAATTCTCTGCCGGATTAATCTATCAAGGAGAATCTGGAGCAATGAACGAATCTTTCAGTGATATTTTTGGAATTTCGATAGAACTTTATGCTGGAAAAGATACTAAAAATGATATCTGGATGCTAGGTGACGAGTTATATTCTCACGGAAGTTTGAGAAGCATGGCTAATCCGAAAGCAGCTGGACAGCCAGATACTTACGGTGGAGAATTTTGGACAAATCCTGGAAACATCCAGATTGATAATGGTGGTGTGCATCAGAACAGTGGAATTACCAATTATTGGTATTATCTTTTAGTAGAAGGAGGAGAAGGAGTAAATGATCTTGGCAATAGCTATAATGTTAAATCTATTGGTCTTGCTAAAGCAGAGAAAATAGCTTACGTTACTCTTACAGAATATTTGTCGCCTTCTTCAAATTTTAGCGATATGCGTCAGGCAAGTTTATTGGCTACAGAAGATTTATATGGTTTAGGATCTGAAGAATATAAACAGGTTACAAATGCTTGGTATGCCATTGGAGTTGGACCTTCTTATTCAGATAAACAAATCGTACTTGTATCTGTCGAAAATCCTTCTATTCCTTGCGGACAATTAAAAGGAGATGAGCCTTTTTATGTAACCATTAGAAATACAGGAACAGCGGTAATTAAAGCAGATGAGGTTTTAAATTACAAATTAAGAGCAATGGCAAATGCTCTAGGAAGATTAATCACTTTTTATACAAGTGACGGAAAGATTTCTTTTGGTAAAGACTTAGCAGTTGGTGAAGAAAGAGTTATGGAAATTAAAGATAAAATTCCATATCAGGTTGGGGCGACTATTATAAATTATATCGAAATAAAACTTGATGTAAAACCTATAGAAGAGTTTGGCGCTAAAGACGGAATTTCTTTTGTTTCCAACATAACTGTTGCTCCAGCAGAGAAAGATTTCAATATTAAAGTAACTGGATTAGATCTTCCTAATTATACAGGAGATGCACTTTCAGCAAGTTTTACTCCGTCTATCACATTTTATAATTTAGGCTGTCAGGACATTCCAGCAGGAACGGTTCTAAAAGTTGGATATGCAAATACCAAAGCAGGAAGCATGACAATTTGGAAAGATGTGACATTACAGACAGCTTTTAAGGGCAAATCTGAAATGACTGTTAAGTTTGATACTTCTATTGATTTATCGGCACCAGGTTTGCATACTTACGAAGGTTATGTAACATTGGCTCAAGATCCAGTTACAACAAATAACAGCATATTAAATGCTGCTTATAGCGGTATTGTTACGCAATTACCATATTCTGAAGGATTTGAAAGAACTCCTGGAGGATGGAATACAAAATCATTAAACGATGTAAATCAGAAGTTTTTATTTCAAAATTATCCTTTATCGTTTAGAGCGACTAAATCACAATATGATTGGGGAACTGTAGATTTAAGAAGTACTGATAAAGTGGCCTTAAATGCTGATTTTGTTTTAGAGTCGCCAATCTTTGACTTTACAAATTCAGTATCTCCTTATATCGAGTTCGATTTGTATTATCTGCTCCACAAAGGATATGACGGTTTAATTGTTGAATATTCTGAAGATAAAGGTAAAAACTGGAAAAAAATCGAAACGGTTAATTATCCTGAAATTTTACATTATGATGATTATGAATCATTTGAAGGACCATGGTTTACAGGAGTAAATAACAGTTTGAAAAAAGATCCTTATCAAATTCGCTTAAATGAATTTGCAGGCAAAAAAGTGGCAATTCGTTTCCACATCAAAACAGATGATTATAATGACGGATTTTTAGGAGCGTTTGTAGATAATATTTTAGTTAGCGATGCACCTTATGATATCGAGGTTTTAAATGCAAAAATGGATGCAGGAAAATGTGATATCAATAACAATAATGCTGTGGTAACAGCTCAAATAACTAATAATTTTGCTACAGCAAGTCAAGTAGTAAATATTACCACTAAAATTCTTGATGCAGCAAAAAAAGAAGTTTTTTCAAAAACAGAGAAAACAACTTTAAACTTCACCAAGTTTAAAGATACTTTAACTTATTCTGTTTCTGGTATTAATTTGCAGACTACAGGAGAAAATACTGTAACATTTTCTGTTTTTCCAGAAGACATGACAACAGATGTAAAACAAGCCAACAACTCTTATGTGTTTGCGTACGATAATTGGAAGAATGAAGACATGAAAATTTCTGTACTTCCATACAAAATGGATTTTGAAGATGCCGATAAGTACAAAGGATGGAGAACAGCTGAAAATAAAGGTTCTGCTGGATGGAAACACGGAACGCGTCCAGATCTAGGATCTCCAGGTTGGTTTCTAGCAGATCATACCAAATTTATGGCTAGTAATGATGACAAATGCAACTGTGATGAAGCAAACGATATGCTAATTTCACCAGTATTTGATTTGACAAATTACAAAGAAGCACATTTATCATTTGATGGATATGGAGATTCTCAACATCTTTCTGACGGATATGTAAAAGTAAGTACAGATGGAGGTCAGACATGGAAAGAAGTTTTCAAAATGCCATATTATGGCGCTTGGTGGGAATATGAAATAGATTTAACTGCTTATGCTGGAAAATCTTGTGTACAAGTTGCATTTGTTCATAATGACAATGGATTATTTGCTAGCGGTTTTGCGGTAGATAATATCGAACTTAGAGACAAAAAAGACTTTTTAAGATTATCAACTTTTAGCGCTCCAGAAACGGTTTATGAAAATACTCCTTCACACGAGTTTTTTGTAAGTGTAAAGAATTTATCTTATGCTCCGGTAAACAAAGTGAAAGTAGAGTATCAAATTTCTCAAAACGGAACCGTTATTGGAGATCCTGTAGTTTTGGAGAAAAATGATGAAATGCTGGTTGGCCAAACTATCGTTTATACTTTAAATGGTCTTCCTGCATTACCAGCTGGAAATTACGAAATCAATGTAAAAACAACCGCAGCAGGTGCACCAAGTTCACAAAGTATTAAGGGAACTTTCCAAGTAATTGAAAAAGCTTCAGAATTAAGCTCAGAAAGTTTTAATGGTTTGACACAAGGATCAATTTTTGGAACAAAAGGATTTATTTCTAATCAAAGTGATGAAAATTATCCATGGAGAGCAGTTCTAACTCCAGATAATACTTATTTGACAATTCCGCTTAAAGATCATGCAGGTGTTGCAGATGGAAAAATGTTATACAGTCAGTTAGAAGGAAATTATTATTATGGAGAGTTAATTTCGCCAATGTATAAACTTTCAGCAAATACTACCGCAGTCGAATTTTATTACGCAATGCAGAGTAATGTTAACGATGCTTTAGTTCTAGATATTAAATCTGCTGGCGGAGAATGGACTGAAATCTGGAGAAATCAAAGACAAGGAACTTTTGCAGATACAGAGTGGCAAAGAGCAGCTGTGAATCTTACGAAATATGCTGGAAAATCAGTTTTATTCCGTCTTAGACACGCCAAGTCAGAAGGATATTCATATATGATTTTGGATGATTTGAAAGTGATTACTGAGCAAGTTTCTGATGTTTCATTGAAAATCTTGTCACCAGTAGACATTTGCGGTAACAGCACAGTAAAAGTGAGGCTGACTAATGAAGGTCAGATGGCTATTAAAGAAAATTCTATTCAATTAAATTTAGAATATCTTAATACTTCAGAAAAGATTTCAGAAACTATTGCAGCTGGAATTCCTGTTGGACAAAGTATTGAATATACTTTAATTAAACAGCCTAAATTAGATGACAGTGGAGATTCTCACATATTTACAATCTCTGCTCAATTAGAGGGCGATATTATTGCAGATAATAACACTATCAAAAATTATATATATCAAGGAGTTTCTCCAGATTTCAAAATATTTGACACTCCGGTTGTTCATGCTTATGCAGGTAAAACGGTATATCTTGATGCGAAGAGAAACTTTTTAGCTAACGAACTAGAAGCAGCTTCATACAAATGGAATTCTGGTGAAACTACCAATTCTATTGACGTTGATAAAGCAGGAGATTATATTGTAACAGCGACAATGAGAAACGGTTGCAGTCTTACTGAGAAGGTAACAGTTGTATTCGATACTTTCAAATCTGAGTTAGAAAGTGGCGATTTATGTGGCCCTGAAGTAGTTTTAAATCCGGGAAATTATTCAGCTTACGAATGGTTTGACGGTTCTACAGATCCAACTTTCAAAACAACCGAAAGCGGTGAATATTACGTAACAGTTTACAATGAAAATGGATTAGGTAAAATTTTCACTACAACGATAAATGTACTTGAAAATACAGTTCCAGAAATTCAGGTTTTAGACGGAAATAAAATAACGGCTTCTGCTGATGCTGTAGGTTATCAGTGGTATTTGAACGGAAGAATTTTACCAAACGCAACCGAAAAAATGGTTTCGACAATTTGGGAAGGAAGCTATAGTCTTCAAGTAACAAATGCACACGGATGTACAAGTATGTCGGCTCCAATTGATTCTAAAGGTCTTCTAATCGGAAAATTGACGAATTCTTTCAGAGTATTCCCAAATCCAGCTGTAAATGATGTAAACATTTTCTTGGCTGATAAAGTGGAAGGCGAAGCTCAAATGAAAATTTATTCTATGGAAGGAAATGCTGTTTGGAGTAAAACCTATTCTGCCGTTCCGTCAAGTGTAAATGTAAGTCAGCTTACAACTGGAGTTTACATTTTGGATTGTACAGTTCAAGGCAAAAAATATACAGCTAAGATTATTAAAAAGTAA
- a CDS encoding tetratricopeptide repeat protein codes for MIPRLFSLFFILFSLSIHSQSSTKELIDSLNTIDNHEKKVDLALKIAENLQDSDWERGLKYIELAETEAKKTEKSDLNLAKVYAAAGEIYNTKDVIDITLQYYLKAYEIYKSNNIVDEAARVENNLAIIYAKSNNEKKALQYFLHVYRYQKSKKESDKLVKILNNIGTIYLSKNLDSSLYYYHKADAISKTLKDNTLKVYVYTNLARAYGLKKDKKNADFYFEKAFSFTDTSIDNSLKTFTYESLSEYNFQEKKLDEAILNAKKALELSKDNLFGFSGLRLNKLLYQAYLGKEDYKNAVHYFQKYNDISDSINIEQKAVNLERIRLEQDYKVRSQIRTLVEEKTRFKYYVVGLILVVGILVLILLLIRYRNRNISNQLEKEKLKAKEQELKQSLEAKNMVLVGKAMSEIHRTDNINEILTDLKKIKLKTANKELQQAIDIVLKRLEKDLNTDIWKEFEISFEQVHKSFFDKLTIDYPTLTPKERRLCALLYLDLTTKEISQITGQSFKSIENARTRLRKKFDLTNEKVNLSTYLNSFKPENM; via the coding sequence ATGATACCACGATTATTTTCTTTATTTTTTATTCTTTTTTCTTTATCGATTCATTCTCAGTCTTCAACAAAAGAATTGATTGACAGTTTAAATACTATTGACAATCATGAGAAAAAAGTTGATTTAGCATTAAAAATTGCCGAAAATCTTCAGGATTCTGATTGGGAAAGAGGATTAAAATATATAGAATTAGCCGAAACGGAAGCAAAGAAAACAGAAAAGTCAGATTTGAACTTGGCTAAAGTTTATGCCGCAGCAGGAGAAATTTACAACACAAAAGACGTTATCGATATTACCTTGCAATATTATCTTAAGGCTTATGAAATTTATAAAAGCAACAATATTGTAGATGAAGCCGCAAGAGTAGAAAATAATTTAGCTATTATTTATGCTAAAAGTAATAACGAAAAAAAAGCGCTTCAGTATTTTTTGCATGTATATCGTTATCAGAAATCTAAAAAAGAATCGGATAAGCTTGTTAAAATCTTAAACAATATTGGTACAATTTATCTAAGTAAAAATTTAGATTCTTCACTTTATTATTATCATAAAGCCGATGCAATTTCAAAAACATTAAAAGACAATACTTTAAAAGTTTACGTTTATACCAATTTAGCGAGAGCTTATGGTTTAAAGAAAGACAAGAAAAATGCTGATTTTTATTTTGAAAAAGCATTTTCTTTTACGGATACCTCTATCGATAATTCATTGAAAACTTTTACTTACGAATCACTTTCTGAATATAATTTTCAAGAAAAAAAATTAGACGAAGCGATTCTGAATGCAAAAAAAGCGTTAGAATTATCTAAAGATAATCTATTTGGTTTTTCAGGTTTAAGATTAAATAAATTACTTTATCAAGCCTATTTAGGCAAAGAAGATTATAAAAATGCAGTTCATTATTTTCAGAAATACAATGACATCAGCGATAGCATAAATATTGAACAAAAAGCAGTAAATCTAGAAAGAATAAGGCTTGAACAAGATTATAAAGTGCGCAGCCAGATTCGAACTTTGGTTGAAGAGAAAACAAGGTTTAAGTATTATGTTGTTGGATTAATATTGGTTGTTGGAATATTGGTTTTAATTCTACTATTGATTCGTTATCGAAACCGAAATATTAGCAATCAGCTCGAAAAGGAAAAACTAAAAGCAAAAGAACAAGAACTGAAACAAAGCCTTGAAGCTAAAAATATGGTTTTGGTTGGAAAAGCAATGTCCGAAATTCATCGTACAGATAATATTAATGAGATTCTGACTGACCTTAAAAAAATCAAACTTAAAACAGCAAATAAAGAATTGCAGCAAGCTATTGATATTGTTTTAAAACGCCTTGAAAAAGATTTGAATACGGATATTTGGAAAGAATTTGAAATCAGTTTCGAACAAGTTCATAAATCATTCTTCGATAAATTGACAATCGATTATCCGACTCTTACTCCAAAAGAACGCCGACTTTGCGCGCTTCTTTATTTAGATTTAACTACAAAAGAAATTTCTCAAATTACAGGACAATCTTTTAAATCGATAGAAAATGCCCGCACAAGACTTCGTAAAAAATTCGATTTAACCAACGAAAAAGTAAATCTTTCTACTTATTTAAACTCTTTTAAACCAGAGAACATGTAA
- a CDS encoding arylsulfatase has translation MRKSHLQVIFTSLLCFISIGIINGQTKKKPNIIMVISDDTGWGDLGVYGGGVGRGMPTPNLDKMAKEGMQFWSFYGQPSCTPGRAAMITGRIPNRSGMTTVAFQGQGGGLPAAEWTLASVLKKANYKTYFSGKWHLGEADYAMPIAHGFDKMQNVVLYHLNAYTYCFPSWNPDMSPEITAFIKKSTKGILEGEAGKPARDIGPVTEENIAELDINMVDNNLKQLDEYGKSKDPFFMCINFAKNHQPNLPSKQFVGKSPAKSKYGDAVVEMDYNVGRIMDKIRQLGIAENTIVIYTVDNGTWQDVHPDAGYTPFRGSKGTDREGGSRVPAIAWWPGQIEAGSVSHDIVGGLDLMATFAALAGVELPKNDREGKPMVFDSYDMSNVLFKKGKPLRDRWFYFTENELSPGAVRIGKWKAVFNTRGDNGAQAGSDMPGQQLGWRGDQTYIATVPAIYDLWQDPQERYDLFMNSFTEKTWTMVIFDQVIMELMKTYAAIPPRPQQSGSYGGPMEIGRYRTIEQAKQLLNSKELSLPPLSVDPKQ, from the coding sequence ATGAGAAAAAGTCACTTACAAGTAATTTTTACTAGTTTGCTCTGTTTTATTTCTATTGGAATTATAAACGGACAAACCAAAAAGAAGCCCAACATTATTATGGTTATTTCTGACGATACTGGTTGGGGTGATTTAGGTGTTTACGGAGGCGGTGTCGGGCGTGGAATGCCAACTCCAAATCTAGATAAAATGGCGAAAGAAGGAATGCAGTTTTGGTCTTTTTATGGACAGCCAAGCTGTACGCCAGGAAGAGCAGCTATGATTACAGGCCGTATTCCGAATCGAAGCGGTATGACAACAGTTGCTTTTCAGGGACAAGGCGGCGGACTTCCAGCTGCAGAATGGACATTGGCTTCTGTGCTAAAAAAAGCAAATTACAAGACCTATTTTTCTGGTAAATGGCATTTAGGCGAAGCCGATTATGCAATGCCGATTGCTCATGGTTTTGATAAAATGCAGAATGTCGTATTATATCATTTAAATGCCTATACCTATTGTTTTCCTTCATGGAATCCAGATATGTCTCCTGAAATTACAGCATTTATAAAAAAATCTACAAAAGGAATTTTGGAGGGAGAAGCTGGTAAACCAGCAAGAGATATAGGTCCTGTTACTGAAGAAAATATTGCTGAATTAGACATAAATATGGTAGATAATAATTTGAAACAGCTTGATGAATATGGTAAATCAAAAGATCCGTTTTTTATGTGCATCAATTTTGCTAAAAACCATCAGCCGAATTTACCTTCCAAACAATTTGTTGGAAAATCTCCTGCAAAAAGTAAATATGGTGACGCCGTTGTAGAAATGGATTATAACGTAGGACGTATTATGGATAAAATTCGTCAGCTTGGTATTGCAGAAAATACTATTGTAATTTATACTGTAGATAATGGAACTTGGCAAGATGTGCATCCAGATGCAGGATATACTCCTTTTAGAGGTTCAAAAGGAACTGATAGAGAAGGAGGAAGCCGTGTACCAGCAATTGCTTGGTGGCCAGGACAAATTGAAGCAGGAAGCGTAAGCCACGATATTGTTGGAGGTTTAGATTTGATGGCAACATTTGCAGCACTTGCAGGAGTAGAGCTTCCAAAAAATGATAGAGAAGGAAAACCTATGGTTTTTGATAGCTATGATATGTCAAATGTTTTATTTAAAAAAGGAAAACCGCTTCGTGACAGATGGTTTTACTTCACAGAAAATGAATTGTCTCCAGGAGCGGTTCGTATAGGAAAATGGAAAGCCGTATTTAATACAAGAGGAGATAACGGAGCGCAAGCAGGAAGCGATATGCCAGGACAGCAATTGGGTTGGAGAGGCGATCAAACCTATATTGCAACTGTTCCCGCTATTTATGATTTATGGCAGGATCCGCAGGAACGTTACGATCTTTTTATGAACAGTTTTACGGAGAAAACTTGGACTATGGTAATTTTTGACCAAGTAATTATGGAACTCATGAAAACGTATGCAGCAATTCCTCCAAGACCACAACAAAGTGGTTCTTATGGCGGACCAATGGAAATTGGAAGATATAGAACTATAGAGCAAGCTAAACAATTGCTAAATAGCAAAGAATTATCGCTGCCTCCGTTGAGTGTTGATCCTAAACAATAA